The Phycisphaeraceae bacterium genome includes a window with the following:
- the rplL gene encoding 50S ribosomal protein L7/L12, with amino-acid sequence MSEEAAVKEFAAEIKDLGDKLAALTLKQAVEVAEYLEQAYDIKPAAGGAVMMAGPAGGDEGAAAAAEQTEFDVILTAAGDKKIQVIKAVREATGLGLKEAKELVDGAPKAIKEKISKEDADALAEKIKEAGGEIEIK; translated from the coding sequence ATGTCAGAAGAAGCAGCCGTTAAAGAGTTCGCAGCCGAGATCAAAGACCTTGGCGACAAGCTCGCCGCCCTCACGCTCAAGCAGGCCGTCGAGGTCGCTGAGTACCTCGAGCAGGCATACGACATCAAGCCCGCTGCTGGTGGTGCCGTGATGATGGCCGGCCCCGCTGGGGGTGATGAGGGTGCTGCCGCCGCCGCTGAGCAGACCGAGTTCGACGTGATCCTCACCGCCGCTGGCGACAAGAAGATCCAGGTCATCAAGGCGGTCCGCGAGGCCACCGGCCTGGGCCTCAAGGAAGCCAAGGAACTCGTTGATGGCGCTCCCAAGGCCATCAAGGAGAAGATCTCGAAGGAGGACGCCGACGCCCTCGCTGAGAAGATCAAGGAAGCTGGCGGCGAGATCGAGATCAAGTAA
- a CDS encoding LysM domain-containing protein, which yields MTRSATIHREIAGPATLTLFGLSLALSAAGCRVQPKEMPQVAPPPPATSVSTMSQVGVEDSASDAAVMVEPDFVEPGPPPPPRAGVTSGEVPVSAQLVPVVVVPAPAPGPAAVPVLPTLRSYEIKKGDSLWKIAERELGSGLRWQEIADANPGIDPAKLAIGQVLILPE from the coding sequence ATGACTCGATCAGCAACTATTCATCGTGAAATCGCCGGACCCGCGACTCTGACGTTGTTCGGTCTCTCCCTTGCCTTGTCCGCCGCAGGCTGCCGTGTCCAGCCGAAAGAGATGCCGCAGGTTGCGCCGCCACCGCCAGCAACTTCGGTATCAACCATGAGCCAGGTGGGCGTCGAAGATTCAGCCTCCGACGCTGCGGTGATGGTTGAGCCTGATTTCGTAGAACCCGGTCCGCCTCCCCCGCCACGGGCTGGCGTGACATCGGGCGAGGTGCCGGTTTCGGCGCAGCTGGTACCCGTCGTTGTCGTCCCCGCTCCTGCACCTGGACCAGCCGCTGTGCCTGTGTTGCCCACGCTGCGCAGCTACGAGATCAAGAAGGGCGACTCGCTCTGGAAGATCGCTGAGAGAGAACTCGGCTCCGGGCTCCGATGGCAGGAGATCGCTGATGCCAATCCCGGCATTGATCCCGCGAAGCTGGCGATTGGTCAGGTCTTGATTCTGCCGGAGTGA
- the rplK gene encoding 50S ribosomal protein L11, which translates to MAKTVTKVFKIQAPAGQATPAPPIGPALGQNGVNPGQFIQQFNERTAPMQGKVVGCVITVYSDRSFEFEIKAPPAAELIKSILKLPKGSGEPNKNKVGKLTQEQLTAVAEEKGVEMTGHSIEAVKRTIAGTARSMGVEIEEAPAA; encoded by the coding sequence ATGGCCAAGACCGTCACCAAGGTATTCAAAATCCAGGCTCCCGCCGGTCAGGCAACCCCCGCGCCGCCTATCGGTCCGGCACTCGGGCAGAATGGCGTCAACCCCGGTCAGTTCATCCAGCAGTTTAATGAGCGCACTGCCCCGATGCAGGGCAAGGTCGTTGGCTGTGTGATTACGGTTTACAGCGACCGGAGCTTCGAGTTCGAGATCAAGGCCCCGCCAGCGGCTGAGCTGATCAAGTCCATCCTTAAGCTCCCTAAGGGATCGGGTGAACCCAACAAGAACAAAGTCGGCAAGCTTACTCAAGAGCAGCTCACGGCGGTCGCTGAAGAAAAAGGCGTCGAGATGACCGGCCACTCCATCGAGGCTGTCAAGCGAACCATCGCGGGCACGGCTCGGTCGATGGGCGTCGAGATCGAGGAAGCTCCGGCTGCCTGA
- a CDS encoding twin-arginine translocase subunit TatC has product MSLGEHLEELRKRIMLSLIGIAVAAVLTFTFGFDLIAWLAKPLLQTQEALGYPPQVYAFDPTAGFTSVYLRVSLIAAAILASPWILYQGWRFIATGLYPHERRVIHILAPFSSVMVALGVLFTYHILLPVCLLFFLGWAQAYPPIEPGERGFMLQLMLGTSTATVETNDSMQDAGTTTALNLPVYSEDPESPAEGDIWINTSLSSIRAYFDGQVHAIMARQPSMLQPMPELGQFVGFAAFMGLGIVIAFQLPVAMLVIGWAGMLDPDWIAQFRKHAALAVLLASAVLTPTDLLSMFVLSIPLYLLFEFGLLLMRMAYKGPAFPDDT; this is encoded by the coding sequence ATGAGTCTCGGCGAACACCTCGAAGAACTCCGCAAACGCATCATGCTCTCCCTCATCGGCATCGCCGTCGCCGCCGTCCTCACCTTCACCTTCGGCTTCGATCTCATCGCATGGCTCGCCAAACCACTCCTCCAGACCCAGGAAGCCCTCGGCTACCCACCCCAGGTCTATGCCTTCGATCCCACCGCCGGATTCACCTCCGTCTACCTCCGCGTCTCCCTGATCGCAGCAGCCATCCTGGCGTCTCCTTGGATCCTCTACCAAGGCTGGCGCTTCATCGCGACCGGACTCTACCCCCACGAACGACGGGTCATCCACATTCTCGCGCCCTTCAGCTCAGTGATGGTCGCGCTCGGCGTCCTGTTCACATACCACATCCTCCTGCCCGTGTGCCTCCTCTTCTTCCTCGGCTGGGCCCAGGCCTACCCGCCGATCGAACCGGGCGAGCGCGGCTTCATGCTCCAACTCATGCTCGGCACTTCGACAGCAACGGTCGAGACAAACGACTCGATGCAAGACGCCGGCACAACGACCGCGCTCAACCTGCCGGTCTACTCAGAAGACCCCGAGTCGCCCGCCGAAGGCGACATCTGGATCAACACATCCCTAAGCAGCATCCGCGCCTACTTCGACGGCCAGGTCCACGCGATCATGGCACGCCAACCCAGCATGCTCCAACCCATGCCCGAGCTGGGACAGTTCGTCGGCTTCGCCGCCTTCATGGGCCTCGGCATCGTCATCGCTTTCCAGTTGCCCGTCGCCATGCTCGTCATCGGCTGGGCAGGCATGCTCGACCCGGACTGGATCGCACAGTTCCGCAAACACGCAGCCCTCGCCGTCTTGCTCGCCTCCGCCGTCCTGACACCCACCGACCTGCTGAGCATGTTCGTCCTCTCGATCCCCCTCTACTTGCTCTTTGAGTTTGGCCTGCTGCTCATGCGAATGGCCTACAAGGGACCGGCTTTCCCCGATGACACCTAA
- the queA gene encoding tRNA preQ1(34) S-adenosylmethionine ribosyltransferase-isomerase QueA, translated as MRTQALHFDLPDDRIAQRPAEPRDSARLMVIRRQHHRVEHHRVRDLPDLGVLGPGDLMVVNDTKVLPALIRGIRSGTGGTVKGLYLGIDDRGLWQVMLETRGKLQTGEIIELHDQQAQPVLRLQLETHLQAGNWLARPDRDDDPAQVLATIGSMPLPPYIRKARKHAGLAEVEDADAHRYNTVYADQGGSAAAPTAGLHLTPELLNRLNTVGIRIARVTLHVGLGTFAPVRSERLEDHTLHSERIEVSPSTIAEIERTRAQGKRILAVGTTSVRTLESLPEPLPHDGYRGATDLFIHPDSGFSFRYTDLLMTNFHLPGSTLLALVASLPGVGIDNLLNWYGQAIEDHYRFYSYGDAMLLA; from the coding sequence ATGCGGACCCAGGCCCTGCACTTTGACTTGCCCGATGACCGGATCGCCCAGCGCCCCGCCGAGCCCAGAGACTCAGCACGACTCATGGTCATCCGTCGGCAGCACCACCGCGTCGAGCACCACCGCGTCCGCGACCTCCCGGACCTCGGCGTCCTCGGGCCAGGCGACCTCATGGTCGTCAACGACACCAAAGTCCTCCCCGCACTTATCCGCGGCATCCGCAGCGGCACCGGCGGAACCGTCAAAGGCCTCTACCTCGGCATCGACGATCGCGGCCTCTGGCAAGTCATGCTCGAAACGCGCGGCAAACTCCAGACCGGCGAGATCATCGAACTCCACGATCAACAGGCGCAGCCCGTCCTGCGCCTACAACTCGAAACACACCTGCAAGCAGGCAACTGGCTCGCACGCCCCGATCGCGATGACGATCCCGCCCAAGTGCTCGCCACGATCGGTTCCATGCCCCTGCCTCCCTACATCCGAAAAGCTCGAAAACACGCCGGACTCGCGGAGGTCGAGGACGCCGATGCCCATCGATACAACACCGTCTACGCCGACCAAGGCGGGTCCGCAGCCGCACCCACCGCAGGCCTCCACCTAACACCCGAACTCCTCAACCGACTCAATACAGTCGGCATCCGTATCGCACGGGTCACCCTCCACGTCGGACTGGGAACCTTCGCACCAGTACGATCCGAACGACTCGAAGACCACACCCTCCACAGTGAACGCATCGAAGTCTCCCCCTCCACCATCGCCGAGATCGAACGCACCCGCGCCCAAGGCAAACGCATCCTCGCCGTCGGAACAACCTCGGTACGCACCCTCGAATCATTACCCGAACCGCTGCCCCACGATGGCTATCGCGGCGCAACCGACCTCTTCATTCATCCCGATAGCGGGTTCAGCTTCCGCTACACCGACCTGCTGATGACCAACTTCCACCTCCCCGGATCAACCCTCCTCGCACTCGTGGCATCACTCCCAGGAGTCGGCATCGACAACCTGCTCAACTGGTACGGCCAGGCCATCGAAGACCACTACCGTTTTTATAGCTACGGCGACGCCATGCTCCTCGCCTGA
- a CDS encoding FkbM family methyltransferase: MGFSLLARLIAPYTRREWPGTWRLLRWLQVTNSGADPAWADASESIVRGKWHGYRMVLDPCDWMDRAAYFLARYYDVPTQLAMMQLVEPSDRVVDIGANHGMLTLLAAARVGANGSVEAFEPHPGCVERIQRQIELNGIRHVRLHEAALSNKTTRATLHFAPRHAGYSTLTFPEGEAASTLTHAVEVNLIRGDDALLSDPAPVRLIKMDVEGHEPRAIEGLSQIIRRDRPAILCEINPCCLRSAGSSPEDITRVLVAHGYRGYVLSERRQRLITSPLDLDEQPTRTIDSLWLHPGSVAERRFHPVMPVTQVARLGKAA, from the coding sequence ATGGGGTTTTCACTGCTAGCCCGTCTGATTGCGCCGTACACCCGCCGAGAGTGGCCGGGGACCTGGCGGCTCCTTCGCTGGCTCCAAGTGACGAACTCTGGTGCTGACCCTGCATGGGCTGATGCCTCTGAGTCGATCGTTCGCGGTAAGTGGCACGGCTACCGGATGGTGCTTGATCCTTGCGACTGGATGGACCGCGCCGCCTATTTTCTTGCCAGGTACTACGACGTCCCCACGCAGCTCGCCATGATGCAGCTGGTCGAGCCGAGCGACCGTGTGGTCGATATCGGGGCCAACCACGGGATGCTGACGCTGCTCGCTGCTGCTCGCGTTGGCGCGAACGGATCGGTTGAAGCCTTCGAGCCGCATCCTGGCTGCGTCGAGCGCATCCAGCGGCAGATCGAACTCAACGGTATCAGACACGTCAGACTCCACGAGGCCGCACTCTCGAACAAGACCACGCGGGCCACGCTTCACTTTGCCCCCAGGCACGCCGGCTACAGCACACTCACATTTCCTGAGGGTGAAGCGGCCAGCACGCTGACCCACGCAGTCGAAGTGAATCTGATCCGAGGTGACGACGCCCTGCTGTCCGACCCTGCCCCAGTCCGCCTCATCAAGATGGATGTCGAGGGGCACGAGCCCCGAGCGATCGAAGGGCTGAGTCAGATCATTCGGCGAGATCGCCCCGCTATTCTCTGCGAGATCAACCCATGCTGCCTGAGGAGTGCTGGCAGCAGCCCCGAGGACATCACCCGGGTCCTCGTCGCGCACGGTTATCGTGGCTATGTTCTCTCTGAACGACGGCAGAGGCTCATCACGAGTCCACTCGATCTTGATGAGCAGCCCACCAGGACCATCGACAGCCTCTGGCTTCATCCGGGGAGTGTCGCGGAGAGACGGTTTCATCCTGTCATGCCTGTGACTCAGGTGGCCCGTCTGGGTAAGGCAGCCTGA
- the rplJ gene encoding 50S ribosomal protein L10, whose protein sequence is MSKPVKTMIAESYKAKFSDRDGLVIVDMRGVNASDTVAMRKALADNGLRVTVVKNNVAKKAIEGTELEAVGDLLTGSCAFVYSIDGEQSIINVTRTLVDHAKKNPYVVLKGAVMEGSIFADEAGVKDLSKYPTREEAIAKIAGALLGPGGTLGAALKGPFTTIASLIKAVEEKGGEVAKVAS, encoded by the coding sequence ATGAGCAAGCCCGTTAAGACCATGATCGCCGAGAGCTACAAGGCGAAGTTTTCCGACCGCGATGGACTGGTGATCGTCGATATGCGAGGCGTCAACGCCTCCGACACCGTCGCGATGCGTAAGGCCCTTGCCGACAACGGCCTCCGCGTGACTGTCGTCAAGAACAATGTTGCCAAGAAAGCCATCGAGGGAACCGAACTCGAAGCCGTTGGCGACCTGCTGACCGGCTCCTGCGCTTTCGTCTACTCGATCGACGGCGAGCAGTCGATCATCAACGTCACCCGCACGCTCGTCGACCACGCCAAAAAGAACCCTTACGTCGTCCTCAAGGGCGCCGTCATGGAGGGTTCGATCTTCGCTGACGAGGCGGGCGTGAAGGACCTGAGCAAGTACCCGACCCGTGAGGAAGCCATCGCGAAGATCGCCGGTGCTCTTCTTGGCCCAGGCGGGACGCTTGGCGCCGCCCTCAAGGGACCGTTCACCACGATCGCCAGCCTCATCAAGGCCGTCGAAGAGAAGGGCGGAGAGGTCGCTAAGGTCGCCTCGTAA
- a CDS encoding FAD-dependent oxidoreductase, with product MPSQAQNTHQPHLGHDLIVYGGTAAGVLAAVASAREGLSTLLLEPGDHLGGMVSGGLGATDAGTPEAIGGLAREVFNRLGEHYGLDGPAWTHEPSAAEHVFREMLKEAGVTVRFRTRLHENQPPEKIEATLASITTQTGERLTAHQFIDATYEGDLMAAAGVSYRVGRDSIDAYNEPKSGIRPPVHFGVSAHDDHGLLPDIADEPYGDIGAADHRVMAYTYRLCLTRNPDNQIPFDKPHGYDRRRYSLLTHVLAKAPDARFLDMILPVDLPNGKIDANNRPGLIVSTNLHNGSWEYPEASWNRRDAIAHDHQTYVRGFFYFLANDHAVPPQLRSEAAQWGLAADEFTDTDGWPHQLYVRAGRRMIGEHVMTAHDMLTHTSKPDAVAMGSYFLDSHRCRRIVMPSGEVATEGGVGGETTPYDIPYRCITPLAAQATNLTVPVCLSSSSVAWCSLRMEPIFMALGHAAGLAAAIACRSDRPVQALDRAQLQQKLRENNQVISQSGLSAMREHQHQPLGAPQVTVRADTARQVLRDPRTSDTRQR from the coding sequence ATGCCCTCACAGGCACAAAACACCCATCAACCACACCTCGGCCACGACCTGATCGTCTACGGCGGCACCGCCGCCGGGGTCCTCGCCGCCGTAGCTTCCGCCCGTGAAGGCCTCAGCACCCTCCTGCTTGAACCAGGCGATCATCTTGGTGGCATGGTCTCAGGCGGCCTGGGCGCAACCGACGCCGGGACCCCCGAAGCCATTGGCGGTCTCGCACGCGAGGTCTTCAACCGCCTCGGAGAGCACTACGGACTCGACGGACCCGCCTGGACACACGAACCCTCCGCCGCCGAGCACGTCTTTCGTGAGATGCTCAAAGAGGCTGGCGTCACCGTCCGCTTTCGTACGCGACTTCACGAGAACCAACCCCCCGAGAAGATCGAGGCCACACTCGCATCTATCACCACCCAAACAGGCGAGCGATTAACCGCCCACCAGTTCATCGATGCCACCTACGAGGGCGACCTGATGGCCGCCGCAGGCGTCAGCTACCGCGTCGGCCGGGACTCGATCGACGCCTACAACGAGCCGAAATCAGGCATCCGCCCGCCGGTTCACTTCGGCGTCTCAGCCCACGACGACCACGGCCTGCTGCCCGACATCGCCGACGAGCCCTACGGCGACATCGGCGCAGCCGACCACCGCGTCATGGCATACACCTATCGCCTCTGCCTGACACGAAACCCCGACAACCAAATCCCCTTCGACAAACCCCACGGCTACGACAGACGCCGCTACAGCCTCCTTACACACGTCCTGGCCAAGGCCCCCGATGCCCGCTTCCTCGACATGATCCTCCCCGTCGACCTGCCCAACGGCAAGATCGACGCCAACAACCGGCCCGGACTCATCGTCTCCACCAACCTCCACAACGGCAGCTGGGAATACCCCGAGGCCTCATGGAACAGACGCGATGCCATCGCTCACGATCACCAGACATACGTCCGCGGCTTCTTCTACTTCCTCGCCAACGATCACGCCGTCCCCCCGCAACTCCGCTCCGAAGCCGCTCAGTGGGGACTCGCGGCAGATGAGTTCACCGACACCGACGGATGGCCCCACCAACTCTACGTACGCGCTGGCCGAAGAATGATCGGCGAGCACGTCATGACCGCCCACGACATGCTCACCCACACTTCCAAGCCCGATGCCGTGGCCATGGGAAGCTACTTCCTCGATTCCCACCGCTGCCGACGGATCGTCATGCCCAGCGGTGAAGTCGCCACCGAAGGTGGTGTCGGCGGCGAAACAACACCCTATGACATCCCCTATCGATGCATCACACCGCTGGCCGCCCAGGCCACCAACCTCACCGTTCCGGTCTGCCTCTCATCCTCATCCGTTGCCTGGTGCTCACTCCGCATGGAACCCATCTTCATGGCCTTGGGTCACGCCGCAGGCCTGGCCGCCGCCATCGCATGCCGCTCTGATCGTCCGGTCCAGGCCCTCGATAGGGCTCAACTGCAGCAGAAACTCCGAGAAAATAATCAGGTCATCAGCCAATCCGGACTCTCCGCCATGCGTGAACACCAGCATCAGCCGCTGGGCGCACCTCAGGTCACCGTTCGTGCCGACACCGCTCGCCAGGTCCTGCGTGACCCACGCACGTCAGACACAAGACAGCGATAA
- the truB gene encoding tRNA pseudouridine(55) synthase TruB, with translation MLIDKPLGITSMQALRVLRVGLAAAGARVKGKGPGKVRTGHAGTLDPLATGLLIACVGRATRTVDRLMGLAKQYVAEVDLTAFTETDDREGAHEVVVVDRVPSLEEVRAACEGFVGEVEQTPPAYSAVHVDGQRAYKLARAGASVELKSRVVRIDAIEIEQYEWPVARLRIDCGKGVYIRSLARDLGQVLKTGGHLASLRRTAIGPYRVDDAVTMGRCERAINPGDLLPAPVA, from the coding sequence ATGCTGATTGATAAGCCGCTTGGGATCACCTCGATGCAGGCCCTTCGGGTGCTGCGTGTCGGTTTGGCGGCGGCGGGGGCGAGGGTTAAGGGGAAGGGGCCGGGCAAGGTTCGGACCGGTCATGCGGGGACGCTGGACCCGCTGGCGACGGGCCTTCTGATTGCTTGTGTGGGGAGGGCGACGCGGACGGTGGATCGGCTGATGGGGTTGGCGAAGCAGTATGTGGCGGAGGTGGACCTGACGGCATTTACGGAGACCGACGACCGAGAGGGGGCGCATGAAGTTGTGGTGGTTGATCGGGTGCCGTCGCTGGAGGAGGTGCGGGCGGCCTGTGAGGGCTTTGTGGGTGAGGTTGAACAGACTCCGCCGGCGTATTCGGCGGTGCATGTCGATGGGCAGCGTGCGTACAAGCTTGCTCGTGCCGGGGCGTCGGTTGAGCTAAAGAGTCGGGTTGTTCGGATCGACGCGATTGAGATCGAGCAGTATGAATGGCCAGTTGCTCGGCTGCGGATTGATTGTGGCAAGGGGGTTTACATCCGGTCGCTGGCGCGTGATCTGGGGCAGGTGCTCAAGACGGGGGGGCACCTGGCGTCGCTTCGACGGACGGCGATTGGGCCGTATCGGGTTGACGATGCGGTGACGATGGGGCGGTGTGAGCGGGCGATCAATCCCGGTGATCTGCTGCCTGCGCCTGTGGCTTAG
- a CDS encoding DDE-type integrase/transposase/recombinase, whose product MTRVQAQRDHAYSDSVLLERELAIFRGHRQNRPAKQRLHYTPKERAEILQLMRLRGWSAKQTAARFVVHPNTIRNWRRAVREKHRAQDVVGSPPWNKLHAGVRWLVHEIRSLCPEREFGTRTMARYIMRAGIQISRASVLRILEEERRPRPSDCTSSTESERTAPNHFFQPPGPNHVWHMDMTILKMLWLRFEVAAIVDGFSRKIMALKIFRSSPNTDQLLALIDEVSGLAGLPRYFVTDRGGQFQKRFRDELRRRGVKHTRGRAQTWQFNAKIERLFWSLKSWWRVSLMVPNIETIQARLDAYTTWHNHLRPHAALGTLTPSEAASGASTPDPLRYTETGEIEPVIRVRRQNVRGDPRLLFPDIRVRPKVDFAA is encoded by the coding sequence ATGACCCGGGTTCAGGCACAGCGAGATCATGCCTATTCAGACTCTGTCCTTCTCGAGCGAGAGCTCGCCATCTTCCGGGGTCACCGCCAGAATCGGCCCGCTAAGCAGCGTCTTCACTACACCCCAAAAGAACGCGCCGAGATCCTCCAGTTGATGAGGCTGCGCGGCTGGTCCGCCAAGCAGACAGCTGCTCGATTCGTGGTTCATCCCAACACGATCCGCAACTGGAGAAGGGCGGTCAGAGAGAAGCACCGGGCACAGGATGTGGTGGGCTCACCGCCCTGGAACAAGCTGCACGCCGGTGTGCGCTGGCTGGTCCACGAGATCCGATCCCTCTGCCCAGAGCGAGAGTTCGGAACCCGAACCATGGCTCGCTACATCATGAGGGCTGGGATTCAGATCAGCAGGGCCTCAGTTCTTCGGATTCTTGAGGAAGAGCGTCGGCCTCGTCCATCGGACTGTACCTCTTCAACTGAATCAGAACGAACTGCCCCCAACCACTTCTTCCAGCCACCGGGACCGAATCATGTCTGGCACATGGACATGACTATTCTCAAGATGCTCTGGCTGCGCTTCGAGGTCGCCGCCATTGTGGATGGGTTCAGCCGGAAGATCATGGCCTTAAAGATCTTCAGATCGAGCCCGAACACAGACCAGTTGCTGGCTTTGATCGACGAAGTATCGGGGCTGGCGGGCTTGCCCCGATACTTCGTCACCGATAGAGGAGGGCAGTTCCAGAAGCGGTTCAGGGATGAACTCAGACGTCGAGGCGTCAAGCACACCCGTGGCAGGGCTCAGACCTGGCAGTTCAACGCCAAGATCGAGAGGCTGTTCTGGAGCCTTAAGAGCTGGTGGCGGGTGTCCCTAATGGTGCCGAACATCGAGACGATTCAGGCACGCCTGGACGCCTACACCACGTGGCACAATCACTTACGGCCGCACGCAGCGTTGGGTACGTTGACGCCAAGCGAAGCGGCCAGCGGAGCCTCGACTCCAGACCCGCTTCGCTACACGGAAACAGGTGAGATCGAACCCGTGATCAGGGTCAGGCGACAAAACGTCCGCGGCGACCCGAGATTGCTCTTCCCAGACATCCGAGTGCGACCCAAAGTGGATTTTGCGGCCTGA
- the rplA gene encoding 50S ribosomal protein L1: MPHQGKRYRSDIEKASQEPVALVEAVNRVKAFKAAKFDQSVEIVMHLGIDAKQADQLIRGSVSLPHGIGASKRVIAFCSADLVDDAKAAGAVEAGADDLVKKIEGGWLEFDVAIASPDMMRVVAKLGRQLGPKGLMPSPKNETVTPKVVDAVRDFAAGKVEFRNDAGGNVHAIIGKHSFEPTKLVENAEHFIATIEKLKPSSTKGVYVKKIALSATMTPSVVVAHA, translated from the coding sequence ATGCCTCACCAAGGCAAGCGTTACCGATCTGACATCGAGAAAGCCAGCCAGGAACCCGTCGCCCTCGTCGAGGCCGTGAACCGGGTCAAGGCTTTCAAGGCCGCCAAGTTCGATCAGTCCGTCGAGATCGTCATGCACCTCGGCATCGACGCCAAGCAGGCCGACCAGCTCATTCGTGGCTCTGTCTCGCTGCCCCACGGCATCGGTGCCTCTAAGCGAGTCATCGCCTTCTGCTCTGCTGATCTCGTTGATGATGCCAAGGCCGCTGGTGCTGTCGAAGCCGGCGCTGATGACCTGGTCAAGAAGATCGAGGGCGGCTGGCTTGAGTTTGACGTCGCCATCGCCTCGCCGGACATGATGCGTGTGGTCGCCAAGCTCGGTCGCCAGCTCGGTCCGAAGGGCCTGATGCCGTCACCCAAGAACGAGACTGTGACCCCCAAGGTGGTTGATGCTGTCCGTGATTTTGCTGCGGGTAAGGTCGAGTTCCGCAACGACGCTGGCGGCAATGTTCACGCCATCATCGGCAAGCACTCCTTCGAGCCGACCAAGCTCGTTGAGAACGCCGAGCACTTCATCGCCACCATCGAGAAACTCAAGCCGTCCTCCACCAAGGGCGTGTATGTCAAGAAGATCGCCCTCTCCGCGACCATGACGCCCAGCGTCGTCGTGGCCCACGCCTGA